A portion of the Stigmatella aurantiaca DW4/3-1 genome contains these proteins:
- the mglB gene encoding gliding-motility regulator GTPase-activating protein MglB, translating into MGTQLVMYEEEFTKINAVCDRLTKDANAKVVFLVDKNGQLISSAGQTQNIDTTSLASLTAGNVAAMGGLAKLIGENEFPNQFHEGAKDSLYMTIVGSRVVLVVIFDNRTSLGLVRLRIKKASDELAKIFESLVKKTDTPGIGSPFAEISDDDIDNLFSE; encoded by the coding sequence ATGGGCACGCAATTGGTGATGTACGAAGAGGAGTTCACCAAGATCAACGCGGTTTGCGACCGGCTGACCAAGGACGCAAACGCGAAGGTGGTGTTCCTCGTCGACAAGAACGGGCAGCTCATCTCCTCGGCGGGCCAGACGCAGAACATCGACACCACCTCGCTGGCCTCACTGACGGCCGGCAACGTGGCGGCGATGGGCGGCCTGGCCAAGTTGATTGGCGAGAACGAGTTCCCGAACCAATTCCATGAGGGAGCGAAGGACTCTCTCTACATGACCATCGTCGGCAGCCGGGTGGTGCTGGTCGTCATCTTTGACAACCGCACCAGCCTCGGCCTCGTCCGCCTGCGCATCAAGAAGGCCAGCGACGAGCTGGCGAAGATCTTCGAGAGCCTGGTGAAGAAGACCGACACTCCGGGGATCGGTTCGCCGTTCGCCGAGATCTCCGACGACGATATCGACAACCTCTTCAGCGAGTAA
- a CDS encoding tetratricopeptide repeat protein → MSRAWRSVCLGLLLGAACATPSSTRPTPSPTVQKAQAPDKAPEKAPEKSAPEAPAQAPSQPPSASAAAEAASRSDFEHAVDVAQRGEWDAAERGLEALLKTNPSLDPAWTNLGVIRERRGRLDQAEQAYRKALELKPDQEAAWDYLARLYCRTGRATNIEAELRQKLETRQEAISLRAALAFVLLHQQKLDAAATEAKRALKVDERYVKAMQVLAQVYFLEKKYELARMVLENALAIAPRDAATHNAMGVVQLTLQERYLALSSFKRAVQLRPDFAEARNNYGALLNEAQDYPAAVTELEAAVKSASDFVPARLNLGNAYRGLGQFARAKAEYEQVLKLQPSLADALFNLAILYLDLEPEGLDTLERFKTSIAFFEQYRGLGGKDDRVDQYLKDARKGIDKEERRREREKRAQERKAQKSEETSPPATPPPSSAKLGTDDKK, encoded by the coding sequence ATGAGCCGCGCCTGGCGCTCCGTCTGCCTGGGCCTGCTGCTGGGCGCCGCCTGCGCGACCCCTTCCTCGACGCGTCCAACGCCCAGCCCGACGGTCCAGAAAGCGCAGGCTCCGGACAAGGCCCCCGAGAAAGCCCCGGAGAAGAGCGCGCCCGAGGCCCCTGCCCAGGCCCCTTCTCAGCCCCCATCCGCCAGCGCTGCCGCGGAGGCCGCCTCCCGCTCGGACTTCGAGCACGCGGTGGATGTGGCCCAGCGCGGCGAGTGGGACGCCGCGGAGCGCGGCCTGGAAGCCCTGCTGAAAACCAACCCCTCGCTCGACCCTGCGTGGACCAACCTGGGCGTCATCCGGGAGCGCAGGGGCCGTCTGGACCAGGCCGAACAGGCCTACCGCAAGGCCCTGGAGCTGAAACCAGACCAGGAAGCCGCCTGGGACTACCTCGCCCGGCTTTACTGCCGCACCGGACGGGCCACGAACATCGAAGCGGAGCTGCGCCAGAAGCTGGAGACCCGGCAGGAGGCCATCTCCCTGCGCGCGGCGCTGGCCTTCGTGCTGCTCCACCAGCAGAAGCTGGACGCGGCGGCCACCGAGGCCAAGCGCGCCCTGAAGGTGGATGAGCGCTATGTGAAGGCCATGCAGGTGCTGGCCCAGGTGTATTTCCTCGAGAAGAAATACGAGCTGGCCCGCATGGTGCTGGAAAACGCCCTCGCCATCGCCCCCCGGGACGCGGCCACCCACAATGCCATGGGCGTGGTGCAGCTCACGCTCCAGGAGCGCTACCTGGCCCTCAGCAGCTTCAAGCGGGCCGTGCAGCTGCGTCCGGACTTCGCCGAGGCCCGCAACAACTATGGCGCCCTGCTCAACGAGGCCCAGGACTACCCGGCGGCGGTGACGGAGCTGGAGGCCGCCGTGAAGTCCGCCTCCGACTTCGTCCCCGCGAGGCTCAACCTGGGCAACGCCTACCGGGGCCTGGGGCAATTCGCCCGCGCCAAGGCCGAATACGAGCAGGTCCTCAAGCTCCAGCCCTCCCTGGCCGATGCCCTGTTCAACCTCGCCATCCTTTACCTGGACCTGGAACCCGAGGGCCTGGACACCCTGGAGCGCTTCAAGACGTCCATCGCGTTCTTCGAGCAATACCGCGGCCTGGGCGGCAAGGATGACCGGGTAGACCAGTATCTCAAGGATGCCCGGAAAGGCATTGACAAGGAAGAGCGCCGCCGCGAGAGGGAGAAGCGCGCCCAGGAGCGCAAGGCCCAGAAGTCCGAGGAGACGTCCCCCCCTGCGACACCGCCCCCCAGCTCGGCTAAGCTGGGCACCGACGACAAGAAGTAG
- a CDS encoding MSCRAMM family protein — MAPSCRCPSLLALVVLALVGLPRDGWTQGVKPEDWERASLRLRYGVALRDGEQAAPSPGFSYSGMTPNDMAAGATVYGWEWLGVWAGFQREGFALLRKSAAVSEGSLWRVSGGGVARLRLGPMRAELSAGYGFAQLPLFSGAIPGAPAFQSGNRHAALVGGRLRFPLVFRVQGEVRAEYPWVLSAKDAGGAEAGSRGFEVGAALRVPLVRASRWSGALALDYQYIQDRLTASRARSEQTLQRIGAALEFSWFDAEASSAGAPVPSLPSWGELALRVVDAQTGEPLAVPQVTLVVAGEAREPQLADPEGQLLERELEPGEVVARVQAEGYQLAEGSVTVGAGERATLEIRAHRLAPQVGRLQISVTDKRDGTPVPNAVLSVGERELRPGATGQVRLVDVTPGPVSVRVAAPGFQSVEEAALIVAGEEAVLPVQLVPTRRVGYATIAGRVRSTGGRSLIARLVIPTTKVRSRTNAQGSFSLKVRPGTYRVIISAKGHLTQTKSVTVRDGEQAIFNVDLFPRSRAR, encoded by the coding sequence TTGGCCCCATCGTGCCGCTGCCCCTCCCTGCTCGCCCTCGTCGTGCTCGCCCTCGTGGGGCTGCCGCGCGACGGGTGGACCCAGGGCGTGAAGCCGGAGGACTGGGAGCGCGCCTCGTTGCGCTTGCGCTACGGCGTGGCGCTTCGGGACGGGGAACAAGCCGCCCCCAGTCCAGGATTCAGCTATTCCGGTATGACGCCCAACGACATGGCGGCCGGGGCCACCGTGTATGGGTGGGAGTGGCTGGGCGTTTGGGCGGGGTTTCAGCGCGAGGGCTTCGCGCTTCTGCGTAAGTCGGCGGCCGTCTCCGAGGGCAGCCTGTGGCGCGTGTCGGGAGGGGGGGTGGCGCGGCTGCGGCTCGGGCCCATGCGGGCGGAGCTGAGCGCGGGGTATGGCTTTGCCCAGCTGCCGCTCTTCTCGGGTGCGATTCCGGGGGCGCCCGCGTTCCAGTCCGGGAACCGTCACGCCGCGCTCGTGGGCGGCCGGTTGCGCTTTCCACTCGTGTTCCGCGTCCAGGGCGAGGTCCGGGCAGAGTACCCGTGGGTCCTCTCCGCGAAGGACGCGGGGGGCGCGGAGGCGGGCTCCCGCGGCTTCGAGGTGGGGGCCGCGCTCCGGGTTCCCCTGGTGCGGGCGAGCCGCTGGTCGGGGGCGCTGGCCCTCGATTACCAGTACATCCAGGACCGGCTGACGGCTTCCCGTGCCCGCTCGGAGCAGACGCTTCAGCGGATCGGGGCGGCGCTGGAGTTCTCCTGGTTCGATGCCGAGGCGTCTTCGGCGGGCGCTCCGGTTCCGTCTTTGCCCTCCTGGGGAGAGCTGGCGCTGAGGGTGGTGGATGCGCAGACGGGCGAGCCGCTGGCGGTGCCCCAGGTGACGCTCGTGGTGGCGGGGGAAGCGCGGGAGCCCCAGTTGGCGGACCCGGAGGGCCAGCTTCTGGAGCGGGAACTCGAGCCGGGAGAGGTGGTGGCCCGGGTCCAGGCCGAGGGGTACCAACTGGCGGAGGGGAGCGTCACGGTGGGCGCCGGGGAGCGCGCCACCCTGGAGATCCGCGCGCACAGGCTCGCGCCCCAGGTGGGCCGCTTGCAGATCTCCGTGACCGACAAGCGCGATGGCACGCCCGTGCCGAACGCCGTGCTCTCGGTGGGCGAGCGGGAGCTCCGGCCGGGGGCCACGGGGCAGGTGCGGTTGGTGGATGTGACGCCCGGGCCCGTCTCGGTGAGGGTCGCCGCTCCAGGCTTCCAGTCCGTGGAGGAGGCGGCGCTCATCGTCGCGGGTGAGGAGGCCGTGCTGCCCGTTCAGCTCGTGCCCACCCGGCGCGTGGGCTATGCCACCATCGCGGGGCGGGTGCGCAGCACCGGGGGGCGCTCCCTCATCGCGCGGCTCGTCATCCCCACGACGAAAGTGCGCTCCCGGACCAATGCCCAGGGTTCCTTCTCCCTGAAGGTGCGGCCTGGGACCTACCGCGTCATTATTTCCGCCAAAGGCCACCTCACACAGACCAAGTCCGTCACCGTGCGCGATGGGGAGCAGGCCATCTTCAACGTTGATCTCTTTCCGAGGTCGAGGGCCCGGTGA
- a CDS encoding FecR domain-containing protein produces the protein MSPLRSSFALLLVFLMVGCDPEAPPPAPPAGTPAPPAPPAPAGAPDTLARLEALQGEVRWEQGGKTVPASEGPLVKGAALETGPDGSVTVRFEDGRTVEVGPNARFVLDEDASGVVLQVARGIVLSRVPVAAPGRPGPRVELRILTPYGFTRVSGQEASEVRVSVGPSEGHVEVRLGTIAFVDKDGGELQAQAGETVSVTAGRAELVARPAKVFELAPIQVTVRADSGRVEVRAQGSERWTVSKGAQPLSPGDGVRVRGGVALLGLEGSASTLALSSGGEMVLEKAGQQGTTDEARVDLRRGALSLRLAEGRDSRVVMPGLTVEAHAAAHVDVRRTSQGLDVASLAGDVVLLQGSNRQPLRAGEQASVAGTGPVKIVALERGPLVLPVETRIQVFHRGLEEVTFDWKEEGDAVVEVATDAEYQRLVLRGLVHQPFLRMPAPARGALYLRVRRPEGTEVVRGSASFAPERAPKELARVTNEVPEGLEKTTIYYQDKPPAVTFTYGSEAQAARYRVQVYRSGALGKPVAERTVSDTRASVEAGVLGEGSFLWSVTPLSQAGKALRGGRMNKLELVYDNSVPVLVVNSPRHGQQAGNRVRATGVAPMGARLSINGRPVTLDSKHRFNTWAEPVGAPPLLLFKMQRAGGPDVYLVRTLK, from the coding sequence GTGAGTCCGCTCCGCTCCAGCTTTGCGCTGCTGCTCGTGTTTCTGATGGTGGGGTGTGACCCCGAGGCTCCTCCGCCTGCTCCGCCCGCGGGGACACCGGCCCCCCCGGCCCCCCCGGCTCCCGCCGGGGCCCCGGACACGCTCGCGCGGCTGGAGGCGCTCCAGGGCGAGGTGCGGTGGGAGCAAGGTGGCAAGACCGTCCCCGCGAGCGAGGGGCCGCTCGTGAAGGGGGCGGCGCTGGAGACGGGGCCGGATGGCTCCGTCACGGTTCGTTTCGAGGATGGCCGCACGGTGGAGGTGGGGCCCAACGCGCGGTTCGTGCTGGACGAGGATGCCAGCGGCGTGGTGCTCCAGGTGGCTCGCGGCATCGTGCTGAGCCGGGTGCCCGTGGCGGCGCCTGGGCGGCCGGGGCCGAGGGTCGAGCTGCGCATCCTGACCCCTTATGGCTTCACGCGCGTGAGCGGCCAGGAGGCCAGCGAGGTCCGCGTGAGCGTGGGCCCCAGCGAGGGCCACGTCGAGGTGCGGCTGGGGACCATTGCCTTCGTGGACAAGGACGGCGGGGAGCTCCAGGCCCAGGCGGGCGAGACGGTCTCCGTGACCGCGGGCCGCGCGGAGCTGGTGGCCCGTCCGGCCAAGGTCTTCGAGCTGGCCCCCATCCAGGTCACGGTGCGCGCCGACTCCGGACGCGTGGAGGTTCGCGCCCAGGGCAGCGAGCGGTGGACGGTGAGCAAGGGGGCGCAGCCGCTCTCACCGGGGGATGGGGTGCGCGTGCGCGGGGGCGTGGCGCTGCTGGGGTTGGAGGGCTCGGCGTCGACCCTCGCGCTCTCCTCGGGGGGCGAGATGGTGCTGGAGAAGGCGGGGCAGCAGGGCACCACCGACGAGGCCCGGGTGGATTTGCGCCGGGGCGCGCTCTCGCTGCGGCTCGCGGAGGGGCGTGACAGCCGGGTGGTGATGCCAGGCCTCACGGTGGAGGCCCATGCCGCGGCCCACGTGGATGTGCGCCGCACGTCCCAGGGGCTCGATGTGGCCTCGCTCGCCGGGGATGTGGTGCTGTTGCAGGGGTCCAACCGCCAGCCCCTGCGGGCAGGGGAGCAGGCCTCCGTGGCGGGGACAGGGCCGGTGAAGATCGTCGCGCTGGAGCGGGGGCCGCTCGTGCTGCCCGTCGAGACGCGCATCCAGGTGTTCCACCGGGGGCTGGAGGAGGTGACGTTCGACTGGAAGGAGGAGGGCGACGCGGTGGTGGAGGTGGCCACCGACGCGGAGTACCAGCGGCTTGTGCTTCGAGGCCTTGTCCACCAGCCCTTCCTCCGGATGCCGGCCCCCGCGCGGGGCGCGCTGTACCTCCGGGTGCGCAGGCCCGAGGGCACGGAGGTGGTCCGGGGCAGCGCGAGCTTCGCGCCGGAGCGGGCCCCCAAGGAGCTGGCCCGCGTCACCAACGAGGTCCCCGAGGGGCTCGAGAAGACGACCATCTACTACCAGGACAAGCCGCCCGCGGTGACCTTCACCTATGGCTCCGAGGCCCAGGCGGCGAGGTACCGCGTGCAGGTGTACCGCAGTGGCGCCTTGGGCAAGCCCGTGGCGGAGCGGACCGTGTCCGACACGCGCGCCTCCGTGGAGGCGGGGGTGCTCGGGGAGGGCAGCTTTCTTTGGTCGGTGACCCCCCTGTCCCAGGCGGGCAAGGCGCTCCGGGGGGGACGGATGAACAAGCTGGAGCTGGTGTACGACAACTCGGTGCCCGTCCTGGTTGTTAACTCACCGCGTCATGGGCAGCAGGCAGGCAACCGTGTGCGGGCCACGGGCGTGGCGCCCATGGGGGCACGGTTGTCCATCAACGGACGTCCGGTAACGCTCGATAGCAAGCACCGCTTCAATACGTGGGCGGAGCCGGTGGGCGCTCCCCCCCTTCTGCTGTTTAAGATGCAGCGGGCGGGCGGTCCGGACGTCTATCTGGTGCGTACCTTGAAGTGA
- a CDS encoding tetratricopeptide repeat protein, with the protein MRRLFLMLLALAPWGASAQSSPTSPQGGYLEGMGRTPEDEALLQQLSNALKAYEEEAREYRREAKRLIEHRYEERRGELASSYEKTLSALEAIERQERLTAIGQFEGFLQRYPREPRHTPDVMFRLAELYYERSSDEHLAALNAHEAKLQALPESETPPPEPSVNFGLSIALYQRLIQEFPDYRLNDGAWYLLGYCLEKQNQFDESHATYQQLIARYPKSRFAIEAWVRIGEHYFDSYSDAEALAKAAQAYEAATRDPSHPLYDKALYKLGWAYYRMDRFDESVDRFLDLADFYETQKQTLGEGFGGGDLREEALQYVAISLADETWGGLAKTRAVIAQRGGSPPYEADLYRRLGNVWFDQTNHTDAITAYRHVLQKDPLAPDAPRIQQKIVEAYERDRKLPESFAEASLLARLYSPGSAWYKANESSPQALATANAMAEKSLYSAATYHHQQALTFKKEGKFEQARTGFEEASRSYGAYLERFSRSPNAYEMRFYYAECLYNSFQFPQAAKNYEEVRDWPKDTRFLKDAAFSAVLAWQQQLALDIKAGKAKEHKALRSSELTEGQTIQAIPLSESETRLVASADGYVDKLPQDDKSPGIAYKAAELFYAHNDFPEARRRLEAIVQKWPKNEVAGFSTNLIVESFLIDKDWRSVEEVSGRLIANKDVIDPSSELYKELVKYKLSGRFKLADQLLAAGQYDEAAKKYLLLVEEAPRHEFADKALNNAAIAYENTRRFDSALKLYERIYREYPNSKLADAALFRVAVNAEKSYDFDKAVVNYQKLVKDYPTSQEREAALYNAARLMEAQQRYPEAAKAFVHLAEQYPKAEDAPKHQYRAALIYEKNQDWWRTIRELNTFVSAFAKKPAQGELVVEAKKRIGDAFLKLNDERNAERAWTVAASEFTKRGMKPDTHPRAAEAAASSRFQLAELEFQKFDKLKIGGRGSALKRSFEAKRDGVKAINSAYDKVFPYKRLEWSLAASYRKGYALERFANTIIETPVPADVKSLGEEAVVAYQEELAKQTTAFEDSAVEKYMATLQEVRKSRVANEWSRRILESLNRFRPKEYPVLKEPKQSIASATAYPEGLVGSLSGSPPPSEEPAQKLSAGGEK; encoded by the coding sequence ATGCGACGCCTGTTCCTCATGCTGCTGGCGCTGGCGCCCTGGGGGGCTTCCGCTCAGTCCAGTCCCACCTCCCCACAGGGAGGCTACCTGGAGGGCATGGGCCGCACGCCGGAGGACGAGGCGCTGCTCCAGCAGCTCAGCAATGCCCTGAAGGCCTACGAAGAGGAGGCACGTGAATACCGGCGCGAAGCCAAGCGGCTGATCGAGCACCGCTACGAGGAGAGACGCGGTGAGCTGGCCTCCTCCTACGAAAAGACGCTCAGCGCCCTGGAAGCCATCGAGCGTCAGGAACGCCTCACGGCCATCGGCCAGTTCGAGGGGTTTCTCCAGCGCTATCCGCGAGAGCCCCGGCACACCCCGGACGTCATGTTCCGCCTGGCGGAGCTGTACTACGAGCGCTCCAGCGACGAGCACCTGGCGGCCTTGAATGCCCACGAGGCGAAGCTCCAGGCGTTGCCGGAGAGCGAGACACCGCCCCCCGAGCCCTCGGTGAACTTCGGGCTCTCCATCGCCCTCTACCAGCGGCTCATCCAGGAGTTTCCGGACTACCGCCTCAACGATGGGGCCTGGTACCTGCTGGGCTACTGCCTGGAGAAGCAGAACCAGTTCGACGAGAGCCACGCCACCTACCAGCAGCTCATCGCGCGCTACCCCAAGAGCCGCTTCGCCATCGAAGCCTGGGTGCGCATCGGCGAGCACTACTTCGACTCGTACAGCGACGCGGAGGCGCTGGCCAAGGCGGCCCAGGCCTACGAGGCCGCCACGCGAGATCCCTCCCACCCGCTCTACGACAAGGCCCTCTACAAGCTGGGCTGGGCGTACTACCGCATGGACCGCTTCGACGAGTCGGTGGACCGATTCCTCGACCTGGCGGACTTCTACGAGACCCAGAAGCAGACCCTGGGCGAGGGCTTCGGAGGGGGAGACCTGCGCGAGGAGGCGCTCCAGTACGTCGCCATCTCCCTGGCGGACGAGACCTGGGGAGGCCTCGCCAAGACTCGGGCGGTCATCGCCCAGCGCGGCGGCTCGCCCCCGTACGAAGCCGACCTCTACCGGCGCCTGGGCAATGTCTGGTTCGACCAGACCAACCACACCGATGCCATCACGGCCTACCGGCACGTGCTCCAGAAGGATCCACTGGCCCCGGATGCGCCACGGATCCAGCAGAAGATCGTCGAAGCCTACGAGCGGGACCGGAAGCTGCCCGAGTCCTTCGCGGAGGCGTCCCTGCTGGCGCGCCTCTACAGCCCGGGGAGCGCCTGGTACAAGGCGAACGAGAGTTCCCCGCAGGCCCTGGCCACCGCCAATGCCATGGCGGAGAAGAGCCTCTACAGCGCCGCCACCTACCACCACCAGCAGGCGCTCACGTTCAAGAAGGAGGGCAAGTTCGAGCAGGCCCGGACGGGCTTCGAGGAAGCCTCGCGCTCCTATGGCGCCTATCTGGAACGGTTTTCGCGCAGCCCGAACGCGTACGAGATGCGGTTCTATTACGCCGAGTGTCTCTACAACTCCTTCCAGTTCCCCCAGGCGGCGAAGAACTACGAGGAGGTCCGCGACTGGCCCAAGGACACGCGGTTCCTCAAGGACGCGGCCTTCAGCGCGGTGCTCGCCTGGCAGCAGCAACTGGCCTTGGACATCAAGGCGGGCAAGGCGAAGGAGCACAAGGCCCTCCGCTCCAGCGAGCTGACCGAGGGCCAGACGATCCAGGCCATCCCCCTCTCGGAGTCGGAGACGCGGCTGGTGGCAAGCGCGGATGGGTACGTGGACAAGCTGCCCCAGGACGACAAGAGTCCGGGCATCGCTTACAAGGCCGCGGAGCTGTTCTACGCCCACAATGACTTTCCCGAGGCGCGCCGGCGCCTGGAGGCCATCGTCCAGAAGTGGCCCAAGAACGAGGTCGCCGGCTTCTCCACCAACCTCATCGTGGAGAGCTTCCTCATCGACAAGGACTGGCGCAGCGTCGAAGAAGTCAGCGGCCGTCTCATCGCCAACAAGGACGTCATCGATCCGTCGAGCGAGCTCTACAAGGAGCTGGTGAAGTACAAGCTCTCGGGCCGCTTCAAGCTGGCCGACCAGCTCCTGGCCGCGGGCCAGTACGACGAGGCCGCCAAGAAATACCTCCTCTTGGTGGAGGAGGCCCCCCGCCACGAGTTCGCGGACAAGGCCCTCAACAACGCCGCGATCGCCTACGAGAACACCCGCCGGTTCGACTCGGCCCTCAAGCTCTACGAGCGCATCTACCGCGAATACCCCAACTCCAAGCTGGCGGACGCGGCCCTGTTCCGCGTGGCGGTCAACGCGGAGAAGTCCTACGACTTCGACAAGGCGGTGGTGAACTACCAGAAGCTGGTGAAGGACTACCCCACCTCCCAGGAGCGCGAGGCGGCGCTCTACAACGCCGCCCGGCTCATGGAGGCCCAGCAGCGCTACCCCGAGGCGGCCAAGGCCTTCGTGCACCTGGCGGAGCAGTACCCCAAGGCGGAGGATGCGCCGAAGCACCAGTACCGGGCCGCCCTCATCTACGAGAAGAACCAGGACTGGTGGCGCACCATTCGCGAGCTGAACACCTTCGTGAGCGCGTTCGCCAAGAAACCGGCGCAGGGAGAGCTGGTGGTGGAAGCCAAGAAGCGCATCGGAGATGCCTTCCTGAAGCTGAACGACGAGCGCAATGCCGAACGCGCGTGGACCGTGGCGGCGAGCGAATTCACCAAGCGGGGCATGAAGCCAGACACCCATCCCCGGGCCGCCGAGGCGGCCGCCTCCAGCCGCTTCCAGCTCGCCGAGCTGGAGTTCCAGAAGTTCGACAAGTTGAAGATTGGCGGCAGGGGCTCGGCGCTGAAGCGGAGCTTCGAGGCCAAGCGCGATGGGGTGAAGGCCATCAACAGCGCCTATGACAAGGTCTTCCCGTACAAGCGCCTGGAGTGGTCGCTGGCGGCCTCGTACCGGAAGGGCTACGCCCTGGAGCGCTTCGCCAACACCATCATCGAAACGCCGGTCCCCGCGGACGTGAAGAGCCTGGGCGAAGAGGCCGTGGTGGCCTACCAGGAGGAGCTCGCCAAGCAGACCACGGCCTTCGAGGACAGCGCCGTGGAGAAATACATGGCCACCCTGCAAGAGGTGCGCAAGAGCCGCGTGGCCAACGAGTGGTCGCGCCGCATCCTGGAGTCGCTCAACCGCTTCCGCCCCAAGGAGTACCCGGTCCTCAAGGAGCCCAAACAGTCCATTGCCTCCGCGACGGCTTACCCGGAAGGGTTGGTGGGAAGCCTCTCCGGGTCGCCGCCCCCCTCCGAAGAGCCCGCGCAGAAGCTGAGCGCTGGAGGTGAGAAATGA
- the mglA gene encoding gliding-motility regulator Ras-like GTPase MglA: protein MSFINYSSREINCKIVYYGPGLCGKTTNLQYIYNKTAADTKGKLISLSTETDRTLFFDFLPLSLGEIRGFKTRFHLYTVPGQVFYDASRKLILKGVDGVVFVADSQIERMEANMESLENLRINLAEQGYDLNKIPYVMQYNKRDLPNAVTVEEIRKALNPRNIPEYQAVAPTGVGVFDTLKAVAKLVLTELRKGG, encoded by the coding sequence ATGTCCTTCATCAACTACTCCTCCCGCGAGATCAACTGCAAGATCGTCTATTACGGGCCGGGGCTCTGCGGGAAGACGACCAACCTTCAGTACATCTACAACAAGACCGCCGCGGACACGAAGGGCAAGCTCATCTCGCTCTCCACCGAGACGGACCGGACGCTCTTCTTCGACTTCCTGCCGCTGTCGCTCGGAGAGATCCGCGGCTTCAAGACGCGCTTCCACCTCTACACGGTGCCAGGCCAGGTGTTCTACGACGCCAGCCGCAAGCTCATCCTCAAGGGCGTGGACGGCGTGGTGTTCGTGGCCGACAGCCAGATCGAGCGCATGGAAGCGAACATGGAGTCGCTCGAGAACTTGCGGATCAACCTGGCTGAGCAAGGCTACGATCTGAACAAGATCCCGTACGTCATGCAGTACAACAAGCGCGACCTGCCCAATGCGGTGACGGTGGAAGAGATCCGCAAGGCGCTCAATCCGCGCAACATCCCCGAGTACCAGGCGGTCGCGCCCACCGGCGTGGGTGTCTTCGACACGCTCAAGGCGGTGGCGAAGCTGGTGCTTACGGAGCTGCGCAAAGGCGGCTAG